A window of the Clupea harengus chromosome 8, Ch_v2.0.2, whole genome shotgun sequence genome harbors these coding sequences:
- the bach1b gene encoding transcription regulator protein BACH1b: MPVDSSRSSVFTYQSAVHSDHVLRCLDEQRLRDMLCDVTVVVESRSFRAHRSVLASCSDYFSARFSSHGEAGVVISLPDEVTVEGFEPLLQFAYTTKLLFTKENILEIRSCVSVLGFKNLDNSCFDFLIPKFFDNTKNATTPPRKTCCRMKKKCPKPAKDSFASNTDSDVDTYKPISPATLDEEEQQTGTASRLLDHPQQSCDDASLDVNTQTDYSLLCKYRKFQMACLEACGPEMASMSPATAEDSCSLSCMPHTKDSEEPTSSKHFPVTEGFDFLASSSSQTKPPPSQGSKASCCGQTCGLSCGESVGSKKVKIEDGAEELLETSSVEEQKPELKNVSGDGEKLVLVESHTPGPSCSDWQRDTESEQTGAERSSIEQEVAEHLAKGFWSETWPSKPSAPLHWLKQLDQGINDRDCPFLRDLGAVGARVPDGEEASRAQGSPDVSSQNSGEDSDSLDTEGDSEFYNSEKACELPFSVERIASLSRNDFQQMLKIQCLTREQLDFVHDVRRRSKNRIAARRCRKRKLDCIHNLECEIEKLRTEKHKLTTERDRLDQQRLKTWQRFSGLYEKVCCEAALRPEQLQVLAKYSPSACPLFALLSPLKSTSAQPQVLSEAQDPAAMACALGLSQAGSCGEPSMSFPMDAVLGGGQTTPQALVPLGPTPTPTFSGGSLTSSTEGIGAGALTSMRPEPVSKLITYK, encoded by the exons ATGCCTGTGGACAGCTCTCGATCTTCTGTCTTCACATACCAGTCAGCAGTTCACAGTGACCATGTGCTGCGCTGCCTTGACGAGCAGAGACTCCGGGACATGCTGTGTGACGTGACGGTGGTGGTTGAGAGCAGGAGTTTTCGAGCACATCGCTCAGTCCTGGCATCATGTAGTGACTACTTCAGTGCCCGCTTCTCAAGTCATGGAGAGGCTGGAGTGGTCATCAGCTTACCTGATGAG GTGACTGTGGAGGGGTTCGAGCCTCTGCTTCAGTTTGCCTACACAACCAAACTCCTtttcacaaaagaaaacatcttGGAAATTCGCAGCTGTGTTTCCGTCCTGGGCTTCAAGAACCTGGACAACTCGTGCTTTGATTTCCTCATTCCCAAGTTCTTTGACAACACCAAAAATGCTACGACCCCGCCACGCAAAACATGTTGTAGAATGAAGAAGAAATGTCCTAAACCAGCAAAGGACTCTTTTGCTTCGAACACCGACAGCGATGTTGACACCTATAAACCAATCTCACCCGCCACCCTGGATGAAGAGGAGCAGCAGACCGGAACCGCTTCCCGACTCCTGGATCATCCACAGCAAAGCTGTGATGATGCCAGTCTAGacgtgaacacacagacagactactCTCTTCTGTGCAAGTACCGCAAGTTTCAGATGGCGTGTTTGGAGGCCTGTGGCCCTGAGATGGCTTCCATGTCCCCGGCCACAGCAGAGGACAGTTGCTCCTTGAGCTGCATGCCCCACACCAAGGATTCAGAGGAGCCCACATCAAGCAAACACTTCCCTGTGACAGAGGGGTTTGACTTTCTTGCCTCAAGTAGCTCACAGACAAAGCCTCCTCCCTCTCAGGGCTCCAAGGCCTCATGTTGTGGACAAACGTGTGGGCTGAGCTGTGGTGAGTCTGTGGGATCCAAAAAGGTAAAGATTGAGGATGGGGCAGAGGAGCTCTTGGAGACGAGCAGTGTTGAAGAACAGAAGCCAGAGTTGAAGAACGTGtcgggagacggagagaaactTGTCCTCGTGGAGTCCCACACGCCCGGTCCCTCCTGCAGCGACTGGCAGCGAGACACGGAGAGTGAGCAGACGGGAGCTGAGAGAAGCAGCATCGAGCAGGAGGTAGCAGAGCACCTGGCCAAGGGTTTCTGGTCAGAGACCTGGCCATCGAAGCCCTCGGCTCCCCTCCACTGGCTCAAGCAGCTGGACCAAGGCATCAACGATCGAGACTGCCCCTTCCTCCGGGACCTCGGGGCTGTGGGTGCCCGTGTGCCCGATGGCGAGGAGGCCAGCAGAGCCCAGGGCAGCCCCGATGTCTCCTCGCAAAACTCGGGTGAGGACTCGGACAGCCTGGACACAGAGGGGGACAGCGAGTTCTACAACAGCGAGAAAGCATGTGAG CTCCCATTCTCCGTGGAGCGGATCGCATCTCTGAGCCGGAATGACTTCCAGCAGATGCTGAAGATTCAGTGTCTGACACGGGAGCAGCTGGATTTTGTGCATGACGTGCGCCGGCGCAGCAAGAATCGCATTGCTGCGCGCCGCTGCCGCAAGCGGAAGCTGGACTGCATCCACAATCTGGAGTGTGAGATTGAAAAACTG AGGACCGAAAAACATAAGCTCACTACTGAGAGGGACCGGTTGGACCAGCAGCGTCTGAAGACGTGGCAGAGGTTCTCAGGCCTCTATGAGAAGGTCTGCTGTGAGGCGGCACTGAGACCGGAGCAGCTCCAAGTTCTGGCCAAGTACTCCCCCTCCGCCTGTCCACTCTtcgccctcctctcccccctcaaaTCCACCTCAGCTCAGCCCCAGGTGCTCTCAGAGGCCCAGGACCCAGCGGCAATGGCCTGCGCCTTAGGCCTCTCTCAAGCTGGCAGCTGCGGTGAACCCTCCATGAGCTTTCCGATGGATGCTGTATTGGGTGGGGGTCAAACTACTCCCCAGGCTCTGGTGCCCCTGggccccacacccacacccaccttCTCCGGGGGGAGCCTAACCTCTTCCACAGAGGGGATTGGTGCTGGGGCCCTCACAAGCATGCGTCCCGAGCCCGTCAGTAAGCTCATTACATACAAGTAG